A single Agromyces sp. CF514 DNA region contains:
- the aceA gene encoding isocitrate lyase encodes MSTNRPGDQTQTAAELQLEWDANPRWEGVKRDYTAEDVIALRGPVREDRTLARRGAERLWEDIQQNTGNAFERQEDPQWSAALGALTGNQAVQQVRAGLKAIYLSGWQVAADANLSGQTYPDQSLYPANSVPAVVRRINNALLRTGQIEQGNEAETGITDWMAPIVADAEAGFGGPLNAYELMHQMIEAGAAGVHWEDQLASEKKCGHMGGKVLIPTSQHIRTINAARLAADVAGVPSIIIARTDALAATLITSDHDERDKPFVTGERTAEGFYNVQNGIEPVIARGLAYAEYADLLWVESAEPDLDLARRFAEAVHAKFPGKRLSYNCSPSFNWKRHLDDDQIAKFQRELASMGYAFQFITLAGFHSLNHGMFTLAKDYNERHMSAYVELQEAEFASEASGYTATRHQREVGTGYFDQIATALNPNSATLALVGSTEEDQFQH; translated from the coding sequence ATGAGCACGAACCGCCCCGGCGACCAGACCCAGACCGCAGCCGAACTGCAGCTCGAGTGGGACGCGAACCCGCGCTGGGAGGGCGTGAAGCGCGACTACACCGCAGAAGACGTCATCGCCCTGCGCGGACCGGTGCGCGAGGACCGCACGCTCGCTCGCCGCGGCGCCGAGCGCCTGTGGGAGGACATCCAGCAGAACACGGGCAATGCCTTCGAGCGCCAGGAGGACCCGCAGTGGTCGGCCGCGCTCGGCGCCCTCACCGGCAACCAGGCCGTGCAGCAGGTGCGCGCAGGCCTCAAGGCGATCTACCTGTCGGGCTGGCAGGTCGCGGCCGACGCGAACCTCAGCGGCCAGACCTACCCCGACCAGTCGCTCTACCCCGCGAACTCGGTGCCGGCCGTCGTGCGCCGCATCAACAACGCGCTGCTTCGCACCGGCCAGATCGAGCAGGGCAACGAGGCCGAGACCGGCATCACCGACTGGATGGCCCCCATCGTCGCCGACGCCGAGGCCGGCTTCGGCGGGCCGCTGAACGCCTACGAGCTCATGCACCAGATGATCGAGGCCGGCGCGGCGGGCGTGCACTGGGAGGACCAGCTCGCGAGCGAGAAGAAGTGCGGCCACATGGGCGGCAAGGTGCTCATTCCGACGAGCCAGCATATCCGCACGATCAACGCGGCCCGTCTGGCGGCGGATGTCGCGGGCGTGCCCTCGATCATCATCGCCCGCACCGACGCGCTCGCCGCGACCCTCATCACGAGCGACCACGACGAGCGCGACAAGCCGTTCGTCACGGGCGAGCGCACCGCAGAGGGCTTCTACAACGTGCAGAACGGCATCGAGCCAGTCATCGCCCGCGGCCTCGCCTACGCCGAGTACGCCGACCTGCTCTGGGTCGAGTCGGCCGAGCCCGACCTCGACCTCGCGCGCCGCTTCGCCGAGGCCGTGCACGCGAAGTTCCCGGGCAAGCGCCTGAGCTACAACTGCTCGCCGAGCTTCAACTGGAAGCGCCACCTCGACGACGACCAGATCGCGAAGTTCCAGCGCGAGCTCGCGTCGATGGGCTACGCGTTCCAGTTCATCACGCTCGCCGGCTTCCACTCCCTGAACCACGGCATGTTCACGCTCGCCAAGGACTACAACGAGCGTCACATGTCGGCCTACGTCGAGCTCCAGGAGGCGGAATTCGCCTCGGAGGCATCCGGCTACACCGCCACGCGCCACCAGCGCGAGGTCGGCACCGGCTACTTCGACCAGATCGCCACGGCGCTGAACCCCAACAGCGCGACGCTCGCCCTCGTCGGATCGACCGAGGAAGACCAGTTCCAGCACTGA
- a CDS encoding permease prefix domain 1-containing protein — MAPETPRSAATDGPDRPDAATPADGHGHAPRPGPGAPDELGALVASWRAWMQRHDAVTSADLDELESHLLDRVDALREVGLHEDEAFLVAVKRLGAVDDLSHEYARVHSERLWKQLVLDDDSGAQGAPGTDGYAEASGALDRADAAGRRTPFWKRSNGLAVALGLGVGAGLAVTAARLLGADPAFFLRNLSVLVLPFLAAWFVWRHRPPRGPVLAVAGAFMLAALVLNVFPWGEPGDLYVFGVPPTDTELIASIAAIVGLWLVTGLAYVGGGWRRSDSRMDFVRFSGEWVVYYVLIALVGGALSALTIGVFSTIGVDVFWFFNDWVLPCAIPGAVLVAAWLVDAKQRVIENIAPVLTKVFTPLFTLMLIALVVAATLQWNIVDADRELLIAFDLVLVVVLGLLVYSYSSRDPLQRPGWFDRIQLVMLVAALVVDLFVLVAMVGRTGEFGFSPNKTASLGLNLILLANLAWAAWLQLGFLRGREPFDRLERWQTGYLPVYLAWAAILVVVFPPVFGFA; from the coding sequence ATGGCGCCCGAGACCCCGCGCTCGGCCGCAACGGACGGCCCCGACCGCCCTGACGCCGCGACCCCGGCCGACGGCCACGGACACGCTCCCAGGCCCGGCCCCGGCGCTCCTGATGAGCTCGGCGCACTCGTCGCCTCCTGGCGCGCATGGATGCAGCGCCACGACGCCGTGACCAGCGCAGACCTCGACGAGCTCGAGAGCCACCTGCTCGACCGCGTCGACGCACTGCGCGAGGTCGGACTCCACGAAGACGAGGCGTTCCTCGTGGCCGTCAAACGCCTCGGCGCGGTCGACGACCTCTCGCACGAGTACGCCCGCGTGCACTCCGAGCGCCTCTGGAAGCAGCTCGTGCTCGACGACGACTCGGGCGCTCAGGGCGCGCCGGGCACGGACGGGTACGCCGAGGCATCCGGAGCCCTCGACCGAGCGGATGCCGCGGGCCGGCGCACCCCGTTCTGGAAGCGCTCCAACGGGCTCGCCGTCGCCCTCGGGCTCGGCGTCGGCGCCGGACTCGCGGTCACGGCTGCGAGGCTGCTCGGCGCGGATCCCGCGTTCTTCCTCCGGAACCTCTCGGTGCTCGTGCTCCCGTTCCTCGCGGCCTGGTTCGTGTGGCGGCACCGCCCGCCCCGCGGACCGGTGCTGGCCGTCGCGGGCGCGTTCATGCTGGCCGCCCTCGTGCTCAACGTGTTCCCGTGGGGCGAGCCGGGCGACCTGTACGTCTTCGGCGTGCCGCCGACCGACACCGAGCTCATCGCGTCGATCGCCGCCATCGTCGGACTGTGGCTGGTGACCGGACTCGCATATGTCGGAGGCGGTTGGCGCCGCAGCGACTCGCGGATGGACTTCGTGCGCTTCAGCGGCGAATGGGTCGTGTACTACGTGCTCATCGCGCTCGTCGGCGGCGCGCTGTCGGCGCTCACGATCGGCGTGTTCTCGACGATCGGCGTCGACGTGTTCTGGTTCTTCAACGACTGGGTGCTGCCGTGCGCGATCCCGGGCGCGGTACTCGTGGCCGCCTGGCTCGTCGATGCCAAGCAGCGCGTGATCGAGAACATCGCCCCCGTGCTCACGAAGGTCTTCACGCCGCTGTTCACGCTCATGCTCATCGCGCTCGTGGTCGCCGCGACCCTGCAGTGGAACATCGTCGACGCCGATCGCGAGCTCCTCATCGCCTTCGACCTCGTGCTCGTCGTCGTGCTCGGGCTGCTCGTGTACTCGTACTCGTCGCGCGACCCGCTGCAGCGTCCCGGCTGGTTCGACCGCATCCAGCTCGTCATGCTCGTCGCGGCGCTCGTGGTCGACCTCTTCGTGCTCGTCGCGATGGTCGGGCGCACCGGCGAGTTCGGCTTCAGCCCGAACAAGACGGCCTCGCTCGGGCTCAACCTGATCCTGCTCGCGAACCTGGCCTGGGCCGCGTGGCTGCAGCTCGGATTCCTCCGCGGGCGCGAGCCGTTCGACCGCCTCGAGCGCTGGCAGACGGGGTACCTGCCGGTCTACCTCGCCTGGGCCGCGATCCTCGTGGTCGTCTTCCCGCCGGTCTTCGGCTTCGCCTGA
- a CDS encoding HAMP domain-containing sensor histidine kinase yields the protein MGDAAASAPRTFRLTVRARLALTYAGLLVVAGAVMLAIIAFFIGLVPTYEFAAATPLAGATADGSVAMLSVPSESADLVAGTAVPTYDPGILAETTSASVVVGSRDDILQLLLWVSAGALVVLAAVGAWAGWFVAGRMLRPLQEVNLAAHRAARGHLDHRIALGGPRDEITDLADTFDEMLEGLERSLGAHRRFAANASHELRTPLATTRAMLDVALSSAGAGDAAGAAGAAGAGSAAGTALLERLRETNERSIATVEALLDLSEAEAGEASTEPIELGELAASVVEEARPEAALAGVRIDLAVAPGTVSGDRVLLRQMLVNLVQNGIRHNVRGGVVRVSTRTTRRSRTIEVANSGAELDPATVAELTAPFFRVRGRTSAAAQRGRGLGLSIVAAIAERHGAALQLVPRANGGLRVAVRFPREAAAQAKPKTGGKTTTRIAAQAR from the coding sequence GTGGGTGACGCCGCGGCATCCGCCCCTCGGACGTTCCGGCTGACGGTCCGGGCGCGGCTCGCGCTCACCTACGCCGGCCTGCTCGTCGTCGCGGGCGCCGTGATGCTCGCGATCATTGCCTTCTTCATCGGGCTCGTGCCGACGTACGAGTTCGCCGCCGCCACCCCGCTCGCGGGGGCGACGGCCGACGGCTCCGTCGCGATGCTCAGCGTGCCGAGCGAGTCGGCCGACCTGGTCGCCGGCACCGCCGTGCCCACCTACGACCCCGGCATCCTCGCCGAGACGACCTCCGCGTCGGTCGTCGTCGGCTCGCGCGACGACATCCTGCAGCTGCTGCTCTGGGTCTCGGCGGGCGCGCTCGTGGTGCTCGCGGCCGTCGGCGCGTGGGCCGGTTGGTTCGTCGCCGGGCGGATGCTGCGGCCGCTCCAGGAGGTCAACCTGGCCGCCCATCGTGCCGCACGCGGCCACCTCGACCACCGCATCGCGCTCGGCGGCCCCCGCGACGAGATCACCGACCTCGCCGACACGTTCGACGAGATGCTCGAGGGGCTCGAGCGGTCGCTCGGGGCCCATCGGCGGTTCGCGGCGAACGCCTCGCACGAGCTCCGCACGCCGCTCGCCACCACCCGGGCCATGCTCGACGTCGCGTTGAGTTCGGCGGGCGCCGGGGATGCGGCGGGCGCTGCCGGCGCTGCGGGCGCCGGGAGTGCCGCGGGCACGGCCCTGCTGGAGCGCCTGCGCGAAACCAACGAGCGCAGCATCGCGACGGTCGAGGCGCTGCTCGACCTCTCCGAGGCCGAGGCCGGCGAGGCGAGCACGGAACCGATCGAGCTCGGCGAGCTCGCGGCATCCGTCGTCGAGGAGGCGCGGCCCGAGGCGGCGCTCGCCGGAGTGCGCATCGATCTCGCGGTCGCACCCGGAACGGTCTCGGGTGATCGCGTGCTGCTCAGGCAGATGCTCGTGAACCTCGTGCAGAACGGCATCCGGCACAACGTGCGCGGCGGGGTCGTGCGGGTGTCGACCCGCACCACGAGACGCTCGAGGACCATCGAGGTCGCGAACAGCGGTGCCGAGCTCGATCCGGCGACGGTGGCCGAGCTCACCGCGCCGTTCTTCCGGGTCCGCGGGCGCACGAGCGCGGCCGCCCAGCGCGGCCGCGGGCTCGGACTCTCGATCGTCGCGGCGATCGCCGAACGCCACGGAGCGGCGCTGCAGCTCGTGCCCCGAGCGAACGGCGGGCTTCGCGTCGCCGTGCGGTTCCCGCGCGAGGCCGCCGCTCAGGCGAAGCCGAAGACCGGCGGGAAGACGACCACGAGGATCGCGGCCCAGGCGAGGTAG
- a CDS encoding PadR family transcriptional regulator — protein sequence MRIGKDLVAAAATPVVLGILADGESYGYAILQRITALSGGELEWSDGMLYPLLHRLERLGHVHSEWRQSDTGRPRKHYRLTEQGAGVLAEQRRQWSVVGDVLSKVWPDDGGPRMRLAFGTV from the coding sequence ATGCGCATCGGCAAAGACCTCGTCGCGGCGGCCGCGACCCCGGTCGTGCTCGGCATCCTCGCCGACGGCGAGTCGTACGGGTACGCGATCCTGCAGCGCATCACCGCGCTCTCTGGCGGCGAGCTCGAGTGGAGCGACGGCATGCTCTACCCCCTGCTGCACCGGCTCGAGCGCCTCGGCCACGTGCACTCCGAGTGGCGCCAGTCCGACACCGGGCGCCCGCGCAAGCACTACCGCCTGACCGAGCAGGGGGCCGGCGTGCTCGCCGAGCAGCGGCGCCAGTGGTCGGTCGTGGGCGACGTGCTGAGCAAGGTCTGGCCCGACGACGGCGGCCCGCGCATGCGCCTGGCCTTCGGGACGGTCTGA
- the aceB gene encoding malate synthase A: MNTTPTMTLERERTDAASARRPEPKPATGSFQTVEPRIELARSGAEREASVGRAEEILTPEALAFLAALHDRFAGTRHELLAERLQTRVDAANGRDPRFMPETAWIRDDSTWRVAGPGPGLEDRRVEITGPTDRKMAINALNSGAKVWLADQEDATSPTWENVIGGQVTLFDFLRGDLAYTSPEGKEYRVTASETPTIVMRPRGWHLVEKHLTFHDRAGRAMHASGSLVDFGLYFFHNAQALIAAGRGPYFYLPKLESHREAKLWNDIFVFSQNALGIPQGTIRATVLIETIQAAFQMDEILYELRDHCAGLNAGRWDYIFSIVKTFRSRGRRWVFPDRKAITMTVPFMRAYTELLVQTCHKRGAHAIGGMSAFIPNRRDPEVTERALTAVSADKRREAGDGFDGTWVAHPDLIPTARAEFDAVLGDRPNQVDRLRDDVEVTAADLLDIPSIGGEVTEAGVRDNISIAIRYIESWLRGTGAAAIDNLMEDAATAEISRSQVWQWLDNNTVTAEGTRIDQTSIVRLMAEAVAALPRFEGDRFDDSISVFRTVALEPEFPTFLTVGAYARFL; this comes from the coding sequence ATGAACACGACACCGACCATGACCCTCGAGCGCGAGCGAACGGATGCCGCATCCGCACGCCGCCCCGAGCCGAAGCCCGCCACCGGCAGCTTCCAGACCGTCGAGCCGCGCATCGAGCTCGCCCGTTCGGGCGCGGAGCGCGAGGCATCCGTCGGCCGGGCCGAGGAGATCCTCACGCCCGAGGCGCTCGCCTTCCTCGCGGCGCTGCACGACCGATTCGCCGGCACCCGGCACGAGCTGCTCGCCGAGCGCCTGCAGACCCGCGTCGACGCGGCGAACGGCCGTGACCCGCGCTTCATGCCCGAGACGGCATGGATCCGTGACGACAGCACCTGGCGCGTCGCGGGCCCCGGCCCCGGCCTCGAGGACCGTCGCGTCGAGATCACGGGTCCGACCGACCGCAAGATGGCGATCAACGCGCTGAACTCGGGCGCGAAGGTCTGGCTCGCCGACCAGGAGGACGCCACGAGCCCCACCTGGGAGAACGTCATCGGCGGGCAGGTCACGCTGTTCGACTTCCTGCGCGGCGACCTCGCGTACACGAGCCCCGAGGGCAAGGAGTACCGCGTCACCGCGTCGGAGACGCCGACGATCGTGATGCGTCCGCGCGGCTGGCACCTCGTCGAGAAGCACCTCACGTTCCACGACCGCGCCGGGCGCGCCATGCACGCCTCGGGTTCGCTCGTCGACTTCGGGCTGTACTTCTTCCACAACGCGCAGGCGCTCATCGCCGCCGGTCGCGGGCCGTACTTCTACCTGCCGAAGCTCGAGTCGCACCGCGAGGCGAAGCTCTGGAACGACATCTTCGTGTTCTCGCAGAACGCGCTCGGCATCCCGCAGGGCACGATCCGCGCGACCGTGCTCATCGAGACGATCCAGGCCGCGTTCCAGATGGACGAGATCCTCTACGAGCTGCGCGACCACTGCGCGGGCCTCAACGCCGGCCGCTGGGACTACATCTTCTCGATCGTGAAGACGTTCCGCTCCCGTGGTCGTCGCTGGGTCTTCCCCGACCGTAAGGCGATCACCATGACGGTGCCGTTCATGCGGGCCTACACCGAGCTGCTCGTGCAGACGTGCCACAAGCGCGGGGCACATGCCATCGGCGGCATGAGCGCGTTCATCCCGAACCGCCGCGACCCCGAGGTGACCGAGCGCGCGCTGACCGCGGTCTCGGCCGACAAGCGCCGCGAGGCGGGCGACGGCTTCGACGGCACGTGGGTCGCGCACCCCGACCTGATCCCCACCGCTCGTGCGGAGTTCGACGCCGTGCTCGGCGACCGACCCAACCAGGTCGACCGCCTGCGCGACGACGTCGAGGTGACGGCGGCCGACCTGCTCGACATCCCGTCGATCGGCGGCGAGGTCACCGAGGCCGGCGTGCGCGACAACATCTCGATCGCGATCCGCTACATCGAGTCGTGGCTCCGCGGCACGGGGGCCGCCGCGATCGACAACCTCATGGAGGACGCCGCGACCGCGGAGATCTCGCGCTCGCAGGTCTGGCAGTGGCTCGACAACAACACCGTCACCGCCGAGGGCACACGCATCGACCAGACGTCGATCGTGCGCCTCATGGCCGAGGCCGTCGCCGCACTGCCCCGCTTCGAGGGCGACCGGTTCGACGACTCGATCTCGGTGTTCCGCACGGTGGCGCTCGAGCCCGAGTTCCCGACCTTCCTCACGGTGGGGGCGTACGCCCGGTTCCTCTGA